One Meleagris gallopavo isolate NT-WF06-2002-E0010 breed Aviagen turkey brand Nicholas breeding stock chromosome 11, Turkey_5.1, whole genome shotgun sequence genomic region harbors:
- the LOC100541106 gene encoding tyrosine-protein kinase RYK codes for MAMAMPQANISLQGEVPRTLSVFRVELSCTGRLDSEVTILMQLNLTINSSKNITVLNFKRRKMCYKKLEPEVKSPTSDKNSSKAIFDPVNAAPTTSTRVFYISVGVCCAVIFLVAIILAVLHLHSMKRIELDDSISDSSSSQGLSQPSTQTTQYLRADTPNNATPVTSYPTLRIEKNDLKSVTLMEAKAKVKDIAISRERITLKDVLQEGIYSPRDACWLQCGVYIYVYVILFCMIFLKLITGDVADLYDFCGGKE; via the exons ATGGCTATGGCTATGCCCCAGGCCAACATTTCCTTACAAGGAGAAGTTCCTCGCACCCTCTCAG TGTTTCGTGTTGAACTCTCCTGCACTGGCAGACTCGACTCTGAGGTCACAATATTAATGCAGCTCAACTTGACGATAAACTCATCCAAAAACATCACAGTTTTAAATTTCAAACGAAGGAAAATGTGCTACAAAA AGCTTGAACCAGAGGTAAAATCTCCAACATCTGACAAAAATAGCAGCAAGGCTATCT TTGATCCTGTAAATGCAGCTCCCACCACTTCAACCCGTGTGTTTTACATCAGCGTAGGCGTGTGCTGTGCTGTTATATTCCTGGTGGCAATAATACTAGCTGTCTTGCACCTCCACAGTATGAAAAGGATAGAATTGGACGACAG CATTAGTGACAGCAGTAGCTCACAAGGTTTATCCCAGCCTTCCACGCAGACGACACAGTACTTGAGGGCTGACACACCCAACAACGCAACGCCAGTAACCA GTTATCCTACGTTACGGATAGAGAAGAATGATCTTAAAAGTGTCACTCTAATGGAAGCAAAAGCTAAAGTGAAGGATATAGCCATCTCCAGGGAGAGGATAACTCTAAAAGACGTGCTCCAAGAAGGTATTTACAGCCCTCGGGATGCTTGTTGGTTACAATGTGgtgtttatatatatgtgtatgttattcttttttgcatgatttttctgaaattaatcaCTGGTGATGTTGCTGATCTTTATGACTTTTGTGGAGGTAAAGAATGA